A window of the Pseudomonas furukawaii genome harbors these coding sequences:
- a CDS encoding DUF58 domain-containing protein: protein MRHRVREVQIFSSPARRSPLIGLHHSKLRGRGVDFDQVRIYQAGDDVRTIDWRVTARTQEPHTKLFHEERERPVFIMVEQTQRLFFGTGLVFKSVLAAQAASLIGWAALAHNDRVGGLVFNDQEHHEIKPRRSKQSLLQLLNRLARANQSLGSPASSPRDSFSLALRRAREVLRPGSLVVILCDERTLSDTAEKQLSLLARHTDMILLPVSDPLDHALPAAGLLRFAEQGAQLELDTHASDLRQAYREQAEARTARWERLAQRLGVLLLPLTTQEGMIDQLQDYLQHRRAR from the coding sequence ATGCGCCACCGGGTGCGCGAAGTGCAGATCTTCTCCAGCCCGGCGCGGCGCAGCCCGCTGATCGGCCTGCACCACTCCAAGCTGCGCGGACGCGGCGTCGACTTCGACCAGGTGCGTATCTACCAGGCCGGCGACGACGTGCGCACCATCGACTGGCGCGTCACCGCCCGCACCCAGGAGCCCCACACCAAGCTGTTCCACGAAGAGCGCGAGCGCCCCGTGTTCATCATGGTGGAACAGACCCAGCGGCTGTTCTTCGGCACCGGCCTGGTGTTCAAGTCCGTGCTCGCCGCCCAGGCGGCCAGCCTGATCGGCTGGGCCGCCCTCGCCCACAACGACCGGGTCGGCGGGCTGGTGTTCAACGACCAGGAGCACCACGAGATCAAGCCGCGCCGCAGCAAGCAGAGCCTGCTGCAACTGCTCAATCGCCTGGCCCGCGCCAACCAGAGCCTCGGCAGCCCCGCCAGCAGCCCGCGCGACAGTTTCAGCCTGGCCTTGCGCAGGGCCCGCGAAGTGCTGCGCCCCGGCAGCCTCGTGGTGATCCTCTGCGATGAACGCACCCTGTCCGATACCGCCGAGAAGCAACTCTCCCTGCTGGCCCGCCACACCGACATGATCCTCCTGCCGGTGTCCGATCCCCTCGACCACGCCCTGCCCGCCGCCGGCCTGCTGCGTTTCGCCGAACAGGGCGCCCAGCTGGAACTGGACACCCATGCCAGCGACCTCCGCCAGGCCTACCGCGAACAGGCGGAAGCCCGCACGGCGCGCTGGGAACGCCTGGCCCAGCGCCTGGGCGTGCTGCTGCTGCCCCTGACCACCCAGGAAGGCATGATCGACCAGCTGCAGGATTACCTGCAGCACCGGAGGGCGCGATGA
- a CDS encoding AAA family ATPase yields MEHREALVALKTYLSTQILGQEKLIDRLLVALLADGHLLVEGAPGLAKTKAIKDLADGVEAEFHRIQFTPDLLPADITGTEIYRPENGSFVFQQGPIFHNLVLADEINRAPAKVQSALLEAMAERQVSIGRSTYDLPPLFLVMATQNPIEQEGTYPLPEAQLDRFLMHVRIGFPDASVERKILQQARGEALHGETRAEHQVSQQAIFAARKEILGLYMADAVEEYLVHLIMATRTPAKFDTELAEWLAWGASPRGSIALDRCARAHAWMAGRDFVSPEDIQAVLFDVLRHRLILSFEAEAAGIDQDRVIQRILDVVAVA; encoded by the coding sequence ATGGAACACCGTGAAGCGCTAGTCGCCCTGAAGACCTACCTCTCCACCCAGATCCTCGGCCAGGAAAAACTGATCGATCGCCTGCTGGTGGCCCTGCTCGCCGACGGCCACCTGCTGGTGGAAGGGGCGCCCGGCCTGGCCAAGACCAAGGCCATCAAGGACCTCGCGGACGGTGTGGAAGCCGAGTTCCATCGCATCCAGTTCACCCCCGACCTGCTGCCGGCGGACATCACCGGCACCGAGATCTACCGCCCGGAGAACGGCAGCTTCGTCTTCCAGCAGGGCCCGATCTTCCACAACCTGGTCCTGGCGGACGAGATCAACCGCGCGCCGGCCAAGGTGCAGTCGGCGCTGCTGGAGGCCATGGCCGAGCGCCAGGTGTCCATCGGCCGCTCCACCTACGACCTGCCGCCGCTGTTCCTGGTCATGGCCACCCAGAACCCCATCGAGCAGGAAGGCACCTACCCGCTGCCCGAGGCCCAGCTGGACCGTTTCCTCATGCACGTGCGCATCGGATTCCCCGACGCCTCGGTGGAACGCAAGATCCTCCAGCAGGCCCGTGGCGAAGCCCTGCACGGCGAGACCCGTGCCGAGCACCAGGTGAGCCAGCAGGCCATCTTCGCCGCGCGCAAGGAAATCCTCGGCCTCTACATGGCCGACGCCGTGGAGGAGTACCTGGTCCACCTGATCATGGCCACCCGCACCCCGGCCAAGTTCGACACCGAACTGGCCGAGTGGCTGGCCTGGGGCGCCAGCCCGCGCGGGTCCATCGCCCTGGACCGCTGCGCCCGCGCCCACGCCTGGATGGCCGGCCGCGACTTCGTCAGTCCGGAGGACATCCAGGCGGTGCTCTTCGACGTCCTGCGCCATCGCCTGATCCTCTCCTTCGAGGCGGAAGCCGCCGGCATCGACCAGGACCGGGTCATCCAGCGCATCCTGGATGTGGTAGCGGTGGCCTGA
- a CDS encoding VWA domain-containing protein, which yields MMELWPHWLRPAWLLLLPPLGWLLWQLWHRERRSGRWEQLLPRAFQPWLLAGGRQRGTRLPWLALGLAWLLCLLALLGPSWQQVEQSTQKRADPLVVMLELTPAMLATDIAPSRLEQAKRKLRDLLDARRDAQTAIIVYAGSAHSLVPLSDDLMTSLNLIDSLKPSIMPLPGRRADLAVGQAMRLLDQGALGRGRLLLITSGLDQQEQAGIRQALGSRGERLAILGIGTAAGAPIAQEDGGFLKDDQGAILLPKLDSPQLRRFAADLDGRYSSGQLDDSDLRRLGLLEGASSLRDSGEVARLAAWADQGHWLLLPLLLLAACAGRRGWLFCLPLLLALPNPSHAFDFADLWLRPDQQGQRLLDAQRPAEAATRFSDPRWQGLALYQAGDYAEAAARFAQGDGAADHYNRGNALARSGELEAAIDAYDSALERQPDLVAAQKNKALLEALLRQREAEAAAANSARETQDARQQQAGQGEQRQDGGPQAEDRESNDASPQQGLTESGQGDSGGNDPGGTEEASPSEPLQSARTEPQGDERRQALEQWLRQIPDDPAELLRRKFWYEQQQRQEDP from the coding sequence ATGATGGAGCTCTGGCCCCACTGGCTGCGCCCCGCCTGGCTCCTCCTGCTGCCTCCGCTGGGCTGGCTGCTGTGGCAACTCTGGCACCGTGAGCGGCGCAGCGGCCGCTGGGAACAGCTGCTGCCCCGTGCCTTCCAGCCCTGGCTCCTGGCGGGCGGGCGCCAGCGCGGCACCCGCCTGCCCTGGCTCGCGCTGGGCCTGGCCTGGCTGCTCTGCCTGCTGGCCCTGCTCGGCCCCAGTTGGCAGCAGGTGGAACAGAGCACCCAGAAGCGCGCGGATCCCCTGGTGGTGATGCTGGAACTGACGCCGGCCATGCTCGCCACCGATATCGCGCCAAGCCGCCTGGAGCAGGCCAAGCGCAAGCTGCGTGACCTGCTGGATGCGCGGCGCGATGCCCAGACCGCCATCATCGTCTATGCCGGCAGCGCCCACAGCCTGGTTCCCCTGTCCGACGACCTGATGACCAGCCTCAACCTGATCGACTCCCTCAAACCCTCGATCATGCCCCTGCCTGGCAGGCGCGCCGACCTGGCCGTGGGACAGGCCATGCGCCTGCTGGACCAGGGCGCCCTCGGGCGCGGTCGCCTGCTGCTGATCACCAGCGGCCTGGACCAGCAGGAGCAGGCGGGGATTCGCCAGGCGCTGGGCTCCCGGGGCGAGCGCCTGGCCATCCTCGGCATCGGCACCGCCGCCGGCGCCCCCATCGCCCAGGAAGACGGTGGCTTCCTCAAGGACGACCAGGGCGCCATCCTCCTGCCCAAGCTGGACAGCCCGCAGCTGCGCCGCTTCGCCGCCGACCTGGACGGCCGCTACAGCAGCGGCCAGCTGGACGACAGCGACCTGCGCCGACTCGGCTTGCTGGAAGGGGCCAGCAGCCTGCGGGACAGCGGCGAGGTCGCGCGCCTGGCCGCCTGGGCCGACCAGGGCCACTGGCTGCTGCTGCCCCTTTTACTGCTCGCCGCCTGCGCCGGCCGTCGCGGCTGGCTGTTCTGCCTGCCGCTGCTCCTGGCCCTGCCCAACCCCAGCCACGCCTTCGACTTCGCCGACCTCTGGTTGCGCCCGGACCAACAGGGCCAGCGTCTCCTGGACGCCCAGCGGCCGGCCGAGGCGGCGACCCGATTCAGCGACCCGCGCTGGCAGGGGCTGGCCCTCTACCAGGCCGGCGACTACGCCGAGGCCGCCGCGCGCTTCGCCCAGGGCGATGGCGCGGCGGATCATTACAACCGGGGCAACGCCCTGGCCCGCTCCGGCGAGCTGGAGGCTGCGATCGACGCCTATGATTCGGCCCTGGAGCGCCAGCCTGACCTGGTCGCGGCGCAGAAGAACAAGGCCCTGCTGGAAGCCTTGCTGCGCCAGCGGGAAGCCGAGGCCGCAGCCGCGAACAGCGCCCGGGAAACGCAGGACGCCCGACAACAACAGGCCGGGCAAGGCGAGCAACGCCAGGACGGCGGACCACAGGCCGAAGACCGCGAATCGAATGACGCCAGCCCGCAGCAGGGCCTGACCGAGAGCGGCCAGGGCGACAGCGGCGGCAACGACCCGGGCGGCACGGAGGAGGCCTCGCCCAGCGAGCCGCTCCAGTCCGCCCGCACCGAACCCCAGGGGGACGAACGTCGCCAGGCCCTGGAACAGTGGCTGCGGCAGATTCCGGATGATCCCGCCGAATTGCTGCGCCGAAAATTCTGGTACGAACAGCAACAGCGCCAGGAAGACCCGTGA
- a CDS encoding vWA domain-containing protein produces the protein MFEFTWPWIFLLAPLPWVLRQLLPPADSGEAALKVSFLADLEGLVGRRARANLPAWRQQAPFVALWLLLLGAAARPEWVGEPQPLATSGRDLLLAVDVSGSMDYADMRWEDEDVSRLTLVKHLMGEFIEGRRGDRIGLILFGSQAYVQSPLTFDRDTVHTWLDEARIGIAGKNTAIGDAIGLAVKRLRQRPAESRVLVLVTDGANTGGEIDPLTAARLAAEEQVKIYTIGIGADPEQSDVLGILGLNPSMDLDEPTLTAIAEQTGGRYFRARNSQELMEIEENLDDLEPVTQRASQARPALALYSWPLAAALLLSVGLVVRVLWPHPWQHRPGWLRRRT, from the coding sequence ATGTTTGAGTTCACCTGGCCCTGGATCTTCCTCCTGGCTCCCCTGCCCTGGGTGCTGCGGCAACTGCTGCCCCCGGCGGACAGCGGCGAGGCCGCCCTCAAGGTGAGCTTCCTCGCCGACCTCGAAGGCCTGGTGGGCCGCCGCGCCCGCGCCAACCTGCCGGCCTGGCGCCAGCAGGCCCCCTTCGTCGCGCTCTGGCTGCTGCTGCTCGGCGCCGCGGCGCGCCCGGAGTGGGTGGGCGAGCCCCAGCCACTGGCCACCAGCGGCCGCGACCTGCTGCTGGCGGTGGATGTGTCCGGTTCCATGGACTACGCCGACATGCGCTGGGAAGACGAGGACGTCAGCCGCCTCACCCTGGTCAAGCACCTCATGGGCGAGTTCATCGAGGGACGCCGTGGCGATCGCATCGGCCTGATCCTCTTCGGCAGCCAGGCCTACGTGCAGTCACCGCTGACCTTCGACCGCGACACCGTGCACACCTGGCTCGACGAGGCGCGCATCGGCATCGCCGGCAAGAACACCGCCATCGGCGACGCCATCGGCCTCGCCGTGAAACGCCTGCGCCAGCGCCCGGCCGAGAGCCGCGTACTGGTGCTGGTCACCGACGGCGCCAACACCGGCGGCGAGATCGACCCGCTCACCGCCGCCCGCCTGGCCGCCGAAGAGCAGGTGAAGATCTACACCATCGGCATCGGCGCCGACCCGGAGCAAAGCGACGTACTGGGCATCCTCGGCCTCAACCCGAGCATGGACCTGGACGAGCCCACCCTCACCGCCATCGCCGAGCAGACCGGTGGCCGCTACTTCCGCGCACGCAACAGCCAGGAACTGATGGAGATCGAGGAAAACCTCGATGACCTGGAGCCGGTGACCCAGCGCGCCAGCCAGGCGCGACCCGCCCTCGCCCTCTACAGCTGGCCGCTGGCCGCGGCCCTGCTGCTGAGCGTCGGCCTGGTCGTTCGCGTGCTCTGGCCCCACCCTTGGCAGCACCGCCCGGGCTGGCTCCGGAGGCGCACATGA
- a CDS encoding NAD-glutamate dehydrogenase produces MAFFTAASKADFQHQLQAALAQHVSEQALPQVALFAEQFFGIIALEELTQRRLSDLAGCTLSSWRLLERFDAASPEVRVFNPDYEKHGWQSTHTAVEVLHPDIPFLVDSVRMELNRRGYSIHTLQNNVISVRRNAKGDLQEILPKGTQGKGVQQESLIFMEIDRCANNGAMKTLEKALLEVLGEVRVAVADFKPMKAKAEELRAWLDKAKLKVDKDELAEVKVFMEWLLDDHFTFLGYEEFTVADGAEGGHLVYDEQSLLGVSRLRRAGLKKDELHIESEAVAYLREPMLLSFAKAAEPSRVHRPAYPDFVSIRELDAKGKVIRECRFMGLYTSAVYAESVEHIPYIRRKVAEIRRRSGFDAKAHLGKELSQVLEVLPRDDLFQTPVDDLFSTAMSIVQMQERNKIRLFLRRDPYGRFAYALAYVPRDVYSTETRLKIQQILMDRLQASDCEFWTFFSESVLARVQFILRLNPRNKVNVDLVLLEKEVIQACRSWKDDYASLVNESFGEGQGTRILADFPKGFPAGYRERFAPHSAVVDMQHLHSLSDERPLVMSFYQPLAQGEQQLHCKLYHADTPLALSDVLPILENLGLRVLGEFPYRLVRQDGRQFWIHDFAFTAGTGVEVDIQELNDVLQDAFVHIVGGHAENDAFNRLVLTASMPWRDVALLRAYARYLKQIRLGFDLSYIASTLLNHTNIAKELVRLFKTRFYLARKLSAEDLDDKQQKLEQAILGELDNVAVLNEDRILRRYLDLIKATLRTNFYQPDASGQNKSYFSFKLSPRLIPDIPRPVPKFEIFVYCPRVEGVHLRFGDVARGGLRWSDREEDFRTEVLGLVKAQQVKNAVIVPMGAKGGFIPRRLPVGGTRDDIQAEAIACYRIFISGLLDVTDNLKEGQVVPPANVVRHDHDDPYLVVAADKGTATFSDIANGIAQEYGFWLGDAFASGGSAGYDHKGMGITAKGGWVSVQRHFRERGIDVQKDHVTVIGIGDMAGDVFGNGMLLSDKLQLVAAFNHMHIFIDPNPDAASSFKERQRLFDLPRSSWADYDAKLISEGGGIFLRSAKSIAISPQMKARFEIEADKLTPTELLNALLKAPVDLIWNGGIGTYVKASSESHADVGDKANDALRVDGRDLRAKVVGEGGNLGMTQLGRVEFGLNGGASNTDFIDNAGGVDCSDHEVNIKILLNEIVGNGDMTGKQRNKLLAEMTDDVGNLVLGNNYKQTQALSLAERRAREKIGEYKRLIAALEAAGKLDRGLEFLPTDEELNERIASGHGLTRPELSVLISYSKIDLKESLLKSLVPDDDYLAQEMETAFPARLAETFGEAMRRHRLKREIISTQIANDLVNHMGITFVQRLKESTGMSAANVAGAYVVVRDVFRLPHWWQQIEALDYKVPAELQLTLMDELMRLGRRATRWFLRSRRDDQNAARDVNHFAPRVAALAGRLDELLEGPSREQWLARYQSYVEAGAPEELARVVAGTSHLYTLLPIIEASDVTGKDTAEVAAAYFAVGGALDLSWYLQQITSLPVENNWQALAREAFRDDLDWQQRAITISVLQMNEGPADIEERVALWLEQQRPLVERWKAMLAELRAATGTDYAMYAVANRELMDLAQSGQHGVCIP; encoded by the coding sequence ATGGCGTTCTTCACGGCGGCCAGCAAAGCCGACTTCCAGCACCAACTGCAAGCGGCCCTGGCGCAGCACGTCAGCGAACAGGCATTGCCACAAGTTGCCCTGTTCGCCGAGCAATTCTTCGGCATCATCGCCCTCGAGGAGCTGACCCAGCGTCGCCTGTCCGACCTGGCGGGCTGCACCCTGTCCTCCTGGCGGCTGCTGGAGCGCTTCGACGCCGCCAGCCCGGAGGTGCGGGTGTTCAACCCCGACTACGAGAAGCACGGCTGGCAGTCCACCCATACCGCGGTGGAAGTGCTGCACCCGGACATCCCCTTCCTGGTGGATTCGGTGCGCATGGAGCTGAACCGTCGCGGCTACAGCATCCATACCCTGCAGAACAACGTCATCAGTGTGCGCCGCAACGCCAAGGGCGACCTGCAGGAGATCCTGCCCAAGGGGACCCAGGGCAAGGGTGTGCAGCAGGAATCCCTGATTTTCATGGAGATCGACCGCTGCGCCAACAACGGTGCGATGAAGACCCTGGAGAAGGCGCTGCTGGAAGTGCTGGGCGAGGTCCGCGTGGCCGTGGCCGACTTCAAGCCGATGAAGGCCAAGGCCGAGGAGCTGCGTGCCTGGCTGGACAAGGCCAAGCTCAAGGTGGACAAGGACGAGCTGGCGGAGGTGAAGGTGTTCATGGAGTGGTTGCTGGACGACCACTTCACCTTCCTCGGCTATGAGGAGTTCACCGTGGCCGATGGCGCGGAAGGTGGCCACCTGGTCTATGACGAGCAGTCGCTCCTCGGGGTTTCCCGTCTCCGCCGCGCAGGCCTGAAGAAGGACGAGCTGCACATCGAGTCCGAGGCCGTCGCCTACCTGCGCGAGCCCATGCTGCTGTCCTTCGCCAAGGCCGCCGAGCCGAGCCGCGTGCATCGCCCGGCCTACCCGGACTTCGTTTCCATCCGCGAGCTGGATGCCAAGGGCAAGGTGATCCGCGAGTGCCGTTTCATGGGCCTCTACACCTCGGCCGTCTATGCCGAGAGCGTGGAGCACATCCCCTACATCCGTCGCAAGGTGGCGGAGATCCGGCGTCGCTCCGGCTTCGACGCCAAGGCGCACCTGGGCAAGGAGCTGTCCCAGGTCCTGGAGGTGCTGCCCCGCGACGACCTGTTCCAGACCCCGGTGGACGATCTCTTCAGCACCGCCATGTCCATCGTGCAGATGCAGGAACGCAACAAGATCCGCCTGTTCCTGCGTCGTGATCCCTATGGCCGCTTCGCCTACGCGCTGGCCTATGTGCCCCGTGACGTCTATTCCACCGAGACCCGGCTGAAGATCCAGCAGATCCTGATGGATCGCCTGCAGGCCAGCGATTGCGAGTTCTGGACCTTCTTCTCCGAGTCCGTGCTGGCCCGCGTGCAGTTCATCCTGCGCCTGAACCCCAGGAACAAGGTCAACGTCGACCTCGTCCTGCTGGAGAAGGAGGTCATCCAGGCCTGCCGTTCCTGGAAGGACGACTACGCCAGCCTGGTCAACGAGAGCTTCGGCGAAGGGCAGGGCACCCGCATCCTGGCCGACTTCCCGAAAGGCTTCCCGGCCGGTTACCGCGAGCGTTTCGCCCCGCACTCGGCGGTGGTGGACATGCAGCACCTGCACAGCCTGTCCGATGAGCGCCCGCTGGTGATGAGCTTCTACCAGCCCCTGGCCCAGGGCGAGCAGCAGCTGCACTGCAAGCTCTACCATGCCGATACGCCGCTGGCGCTGTCGGATGTGCTGCCGATCCTGGAGAACCTCGGCCTGCGCGTACTGGGCGAGTTTCCCTACCGCCTGGTGCGCCAGGACGGCCGCCAGTTCTGGATCCATGACTTCGCCTTCACCGCCGGCACCGGCGTGGAAGTGGACATCCAGGAGCTCAACGACGTGCTCCAGGACGCCTTCGTCCACATCGTCGGCGGCCATGCCGAGAACGATGCGTTCAACCGCCTCGTACTCACCGCGTCCATGCCCTGGCGCGATGTGGCGCTGTTGCGCGCCTACGCCCGCTACCTGAAACAGATCCGCCTGGGCTTCGACCTGTCCTATATCGCCAGCACCCTGCTGAACCACACCAACATCGCCAAGGAGCTGGTGCGGCTGTTCAAGACCCGCTTCTACCTGGCGCGCAAGCTCTCCGCAGAAGACCTGGACGACAAGCAACAGAAGCTGGAGCAGGCCATCCTCGGCGAGCTGGACAATGTCGCGGTGCTCAACGAAGACCGCATCCTGCGTCGCTACCTGGACCTGATCAAGGCGACGCTGCGCACCAACTTCTACCAGCCGGACGCCAGCGGCCAGAACAAGTCGTACTTCAGCTTCAAGCTGAGCCCACGCCTGATTCCCGACATCCCGCGCCCGGTGCCCAAGTTCGAGATCTTCGTCTACTGCCCGCGCGTGGAGGGCGTGCACCTGCGCTTCGGCGACGTGGCGCGGGGCGGCCTGCGCTGGTCGGACCGTGAAGAGGACTTCCGCACCGAGGTGCTGGGCCTGGTGAAGGCGCAGCAGGTGAAGAACGCGGTGATCGTGCCCATGGGCGCCAAGGGCGGCTTCATCCCGCGCCGCCTGCCGGTGGGCGGTACGCGCGATGACATCCAGGCCGAGGCCATCGCCTGCTACCGCATCTTCATCAGCGGCCTGCTGGACGTCACCGACAACCTGAAGGAAGGCCAGGTGGTGCCGCCGGCCAACGTGGTCCGTCATGACCACGACGACCCCTACCTGGTGGTGGCGGCCGACAAGGGCACCGCGACCTTCTCCGACATCGCCAACGGCATTGCCCAGGAATACGGCTTCTGGCTCGGCGACGCCTTCGCCTCCGGCGGCTCCGCCGGCTACGACCACAAGGGCATGGGCATCACCGCCAAGGGCGGCTGGGTGTCGGTGCAGCGTCACTTCCGCGAGCGCGGCATCGATGTGCAGAAGGATCACGTCACCGTGATCGGCATCGGTGACATGGCCGGCGACGTGTTCGGCAACGGCATGCTGCTGTCGGACAAGCTGCAGTTGGTGGCCGCCTTCAACCACATGCACATCTTCATCGATCCGAATCCGGACGCCGCCTCCAGCTTCAAGGAGCGCCAGCGCCTGTTCGACCTGCCCCGGTCCTCCTGGGCGGACTACGACGCCAAGCTGATCTCCGAGGGCGGCGGCATCTTCCTGCGCAGCGCCAAGAGCATCGCCATCAGCCCGCAGATGAAGGCCCGTTTCGAGATCGAGGCGGACAAGCTGACCCCCACCGAACTGCTCAACGCGTTGCTCAAGGCACCGGTGGACCTGATCTGGAACGGCGGCATCGGCACCTACGTCAAGGCCAGCAGCGAGAGCCATGCCGACGTGGGCGACAAGGCCAACGACGCCCTGCGCGTGGATGGCCGCGACCTGCGGGCCAAGGTGGTGGGCGAGGGCGGCAACCTCGGCATGACCCAGCTGGGTCGTGTGGAGTTCGGCCTGAACGGCGGGGCCAGCAACACCGACTTCATCGACAACGCCGGCGGCGTGGACTGCTCGGACCATGAGGTCAACATCAAGATCCTGCTCAACGAGATCGTCGGCAACGGCGACATGACCGGCAAGCAGCGCAACAAGCTGCTGGCGGAAATGACCGATGACGTGGGCAACCTGGTGCTGGGCAACAACTACAAGCAGACCCAGGCGCTGTCCCTGGCGGAGCGTCGCGCACGGGAGAAGATCGGCGAGTACAAGCGCCTGATCGCCGCCCTGGAAGCGGCCGGCAAGCTGGACCGTGGCCTGGAGTTCCTGCCCACCGACGAGGAACTCAACGAGCGTATCGCCAGTGGCCATGGCCTGACCCGTCCGGAGCTGTCGGTGCTGATTTCCTACAGCAAGATCGACCTCAAGGAATCGCTGCTCAAATCCCTGGTCCCGGACGACGATTACCTGGCCCAGGAGATGGAGACCGCCTTCCCGGCGCGGCTGGCGGAAACCTTCGGCGAGGCCATGCGCCGTCACCGCCTGAAGCGCGAGATCATCAGCACCCAGATCGCCAACGACCTGGTGAACCACATGGGCATCACCTTCGTGCAGCGCCTGAAGGAGTCCACCGGCATGAGCGCGGCCAATGTCGCCGGCGCCTACGTGGTGGTGCGCGACGTGTTCCGCCTGCCGCACTGGTGGCAGCAGATCGAGGCGCTCGACTACAAGGTCCCGGCGGAGCTGCAGCTGACCCTGATGGATGAGCTGATGCGTCTCGGTCGCCGCGCTACCCGCTGGTTCCTGCGCAGCCGTCGCGACGACCAGAACGCCGCCCGTGACGTGAACCACTTCGCGCCGCGCGTGGCCGCCCTGGCCGGTCGTCTGGACGAGTTGCTGGAGGGGCCGTCCCGCGAGCAGTGGCTGGCGCGCTACCAGTCCTACGTCGAGGCCGGCGCCCCCGAGGAACTGGCCCGCGTGGTCGCGGGCACCAGCCACCTCTACACCCTGTTGCCGATCATCGAGGCCTCGGACGTCACCGGCAAGGACACGGCCGAAGTGGCTGCCGCCTACTTCGCCGTGGGGGGCGCACTGGACCTGTCCTGGTACCTGCAGCAGATCACCAGCCTGCCGGTGGAGAACAACTGGCAGGCCCTGGCCCGGGAAGCCTTCCGCGACGACCTGGACTGGCAGCAGCGCGCCATCACCATCTCGGTGTTGCAGATGAACGAGGGGCCGGCGGATATCGAGGAGCGAGTCGCCCTCTGGCTGGAACAGCAGCGCCCGCTGGTGGAGCGCTGGAAGGCGATGCTGGCGGAGCTGCGTGCCGCGACCGGTACCGACTACGCCATGTACGCCGTGGCCAACCGCGAACTGATGGACCTGGCCCAGAGCGGCCAGCATGGCGTGTGCATCCCCTGA
- a CDS encoding DUF4381 domain-containing protein, producing MNPLEGLEPLIAPPPIPWWPPAPGWWALPPLLALLAGALWYAWKRRTPERPEEQEPTLDPSRQAALEELARLPKPYDGAPAGPWLQELNGLLKRLCRIHYPGDQSHTLSGRAWLAYLDNRCPAAGLTRWMILVEGAYRPQCKLDDKAIQGLNQSVETWIRKHV from the coding sequence ATGAATCCGCTGGAGGGCCTCGAGCCCCTGATCGCGCCGCCACCCATTCCCTGGTGGCCGCCCGCCCCGGGCTGGTGGGCCCTGCCACCGCTGCTGGCCCTGCTGGCCGGCGCGCTGTGGTACGCCTGGAAACGAAGAACCCCGGAGCGCCCCGAGGAACAGGAGCCCACGCTCGATCCCTCTCGCCAGGCCGCCCTGGAAGAGCTGGCGCGCCTGCCCAAGCCCTACGACGGTGCCCCGGCGGGCCCCTGGCTGCAGGAACTGAATGGCCTGCTCAAGCGCCTCTGCCGCATCCACTACCCCGGCGACCAGAGCCATACCCTGAGCGGCCGGGCCTGGCTGGCCTACCTGGACAACCGCTGCCCGGCCGCCGGCCTGACCCGCTGGATGATCCTGGTGGAAGGCGCCTATCGCCCCCAGTGCAAACTGGACGACAAGGCGATCCAGGGCCTCAACCAGTCCGTCGAGACCTGGATCCGCAAGCATGTTTGA